A window of the bacterium genome harbors these coding sequences:
- a CDS encoding thioredoxin family protein, with the protein MATNTLKIGSQAPDFNLIGVDGKNYSQQSFSDKQAVIIIFSCNHCPYVQAYEGRIKQIQNDYRDRGVAVVAINSNEDRGYPEDSFDNMKKRSNEQKFNFPYLRDEDQSAARAYDATHTPEIFLFDKARKLAFHGKIDDNWQEPGKVQNHYLRNALDELLAGKEISVPETFTIGCTIKWKK; encoded by the coding sequence ATGGCAACGAACACTCTTAAGATTGGTTCACAAGCACCTGATTTTAATTTGATCGGTGTTGATGGCAAAAATTATTCACAACAATCTTTTTCAGATAAACAAGCGGTGATAATTATTTTCAGCTGCAATCATTGTCCATATGTTCAGGCTTATGAAGGAAGAATCAAGCAAATTCAGAATGACTATCGTGATAGAGGAGTAGCTGTTGTTGCAATCAACTCAAATGAAGATAGAGGGTATCCCGAAGACAGCTTTGATAACATGAAAAAGAGATCCAATGAACAGAAATTTAATTTTCCGTATTTGAGGGATGAAGACCAATCAGCAGCCCGAGCTTATGATGCCACTCACACACCGGAAATATTTCTTTTTGATAAAGCAAGAAAACTTGCTTTCCACGGAAAGATTGACGATAACTGGCAGGAACCAGGTAAAGTTCAAAATCATTATTTAAGAAACGCACTCGACGAGCTTTTAGCCGGCAAGGAAATTTCTGTTCCCGAAACTTTTACTATTGGATGTACGATTAAATGGAAGAAGTAA
- a CDS encoding peptidase M14, giving the protein MAQEKQIAWDLYHSYESFNEKSLINRRFKHSDIVPLIEQLKNKNIFKVDKAGKSIEGRDIYVVSLGTGKTKVFLWSQMHGDEPTATAALFDMFNFFNDDHSFADFKKYLLSHLTIYIIPMLNPDGAELFQRRNIVEIDLNRDVIRQQTNEMKILKTVFDNIKPDFGFNLHDQGRDYSAGISFNPASISFLAPSPDYDKSLTEPREEAMKLIGNLFNILNEFIPGHIAKYSDDYEPRAVGDNFTKWGASVVLLESGGWRGDREKQFLRKINYITILSALNSIASQTYNTTELSAYEAIPQNEKFMMDVILRNLQVKKDEIEYTIDIGINFEEKNINGAKDFYLEAEIADIGDLSVFSGYEEFDFSGHSVEPGKTKKNIFHSLDELKKTDPAQLYQEGYTNVILKNDNFHGEYSHLPFNIFLSEKNISEVSIKTEEPANLIIKKDGKVRYAIVNGFIIDVNNIENWNGNSIVYEK; this is encoded by the coding sequence ATGGCACAGGAAAAACAGATTGCCTGGGATCTTTATCATTCGTACGAAAGTTTCAACGAAAAAAGTTTGATCAACAGACGATTTAAACATTCGGACATTGTTCCGTTAATCGAACAACTGAAAAATAAAAATATTTTTAAGGTTGATAAAGCCGGAAAGTCTATTGAAGGAAGAGATATTTATGTAGTTTCATTGGGAACAGGTAAAACGAAAGTCTTTCTATGGTCGCAGATGCATGGGGATGAACCAACAGCGACCGCAGCGTTATTTGATATGTTTAATTTTTTTAATGATGATCATTCATTCGCTGATTTTAAGAAATATTTACTCTCACATCTGACTATTTACATAATACCGATGTTAAATCCTGACGGTGCAGAACTTTTCCAGAGAAGAAATATTGTTGAGATTGATTTGAATCGTGATGTCATAAGACAGCAAACCAACGAAATGAAAATATTGAAAACAGTTTTTGATAACATTAAGCCCGACTTTGGTTTTAATCTGCACGATCAGGGCAGAGATTATTCCGCCGGAATTTCTTTTAATCCCGCATCGATATCATTTCTTGCTCCTTCCCCGGATTACGATAAAAGTCTGACCGAGCCAAGAGAAGAAGCAATGAAACTTATCGGAAACTTATTCAATATTTTGAATGAATTCATCCCAGGTCATATTGCAAAGTACTCAGATGATTACGAACCGAGAGCAGTCGGAGATAATTTCACAAAATGGGGAGCGAGTGTTGTTTTACTGGAAAGCGGCGGTTGGCGCGGTGACCGCGAGAAGCAATTTCTTCGGAAAATTAACTACATAACAATTTTATCTGCACTTAACAGCATTGCAAGTCAAACTTACAACACAACCGAATTAAGTGCGTATGAAGCAATTCCGCAGAATGAAAAATTTATGATGGATGTAATTCTCAGAAACCTTCAGGTTAAAAAAGATGAAATTGAATATACCATCGACATCGGGATAAACTTCGAAGAAAAAAATATTAATGGTGCAAAAGATTTTTATCTCGAAGCAGAGATTGCAGATATTGGAGATCTTTCCGTATTTAGTGGTTATGAAGAGTTTGACTTTTCCGGTCATTCCGTTGAACCGGGAAAAACAAAAAAAAATATTTTTCATTCGTTGGATGAACTGAAAAAAACCGATCCGGCTCAACTCTATCAGGAAGGGTATACAAATGTAATTCTGAAGAATGATAATTTTCATGGTGAATATTCACATTTACCTTTCAATATTTTTTTGAGTGAAAAAAACATCTCGGAGGTTTCCATCAAAACAGAAGAACCAGCTAACTTAATTATAAAAAAAGATGGGAAAGTCAGATACGCAATTGTGAATGGATTCATTATTGACGTTAATAATATCGAAAACTGGAATGGTAATTCTATTGTTTATGAAAAGTAA
- the rpsU gene encoding 30S ribosomal protein S21 produces the protein MVGISIGENESIDKALRRFKKKYERSGVLKEYKKRTFFVKPSVKKRMEKIKAARRFQRTDEY, from the coding sequence TTGGTTGGCATTTCTATTGGAGAAAATGAATCCATTGATAAAGCATTAAGACGTTTTAAGAAGAAATATGAAAGGTCAGGAGTTCTTAAAGAGTATAAGAAACGTACTTTTTTCGTAAAGCCTTCTGTGAAGAAACGTATGGAAAAAATCAAAGCCGCCCGTCGCTTCCAGCGAACTGATGAATATTGA
- a CDS encoding TIGR00730 family Rossman fold protein, with amino-acid sequence MSKTVKAYQDIDFLNSSDGRSIRILTEYLQPKSKFKKYKVMDTIVFFGSARLKSRRDALKDYNKIKNSNPKQTENFAKQLREAQLYLDMSRYYEDAVELSRRLTEWSLNLETTANRFIICTGGGPGIMEAANKGAKKAGGYSIGLNISIPFEQFVNNYVTPDLSFEFHYFFMRKFWFAYLSKALVIFPGGFGTMDELFEILTLVQTAKVRKKLAVIIYDRKYWSKILNFDALVEMGMISKSDLNVFSMCDTIDEAYDSVIKHLKKYYSKEKEPAVIEPVLHLR; translated from the coding sequence ATGAGTAAAACAGTCAAAGCGTACCAGGACATTGATTTTCTCAATTCTTCTGATGGAAGATCCATCAGAATTCTTACGGAATATCTTCAGCCTAAAAGCAAGTTCAAAAAATATAAAGTGATGGACACCATCGTATTTTTTGGTTCCGCTCGTCTTAAGTCGCGCAGAGATGCACTGAAAGATTATAACAAAATCAAGAATTCCAATCCAAAACAAACCGAAAACTTTGCAAAGCAGCTGCGGGAAGCACAGTTGTATCTTGATATGTCAAGGTACTACGAAGATGCAGTTGAACTGTCCAGAAGATTAACTGAATGGTCGTTGAATCTCGAAACCACAGCAAACAGATTTATAATATGTACAGGCGGTGGACCCGGCATTATGGAAGCCGCAAATAAAGGTGCAAAGAAAGCCGGTGGATATTCAATCGGTTTGAATATCAGCATACCATTCGAACAATTTGTTAACAACTATGTTACACCCGATTTGAGTTTTGAATTTCATTATTTCTTTATGCGAAAATTCTGGTTTGCGTATCTCTCAAAAGCACTGGTTATTTTTCCTGGTGGTTTCGGAACGATGGATGAACTATTTGAAATATTAACGCTAGTCCAGACTGCCAAAGTAAGGAAGAAACTTGCTGTAATTATTTATGACAGAAAGTACTGGAGCAAAATATTAAATTTCGATGCATTGGTTGAGATGGGAATGATAAGCAAATCTGATTTAAATGTATTTTCGATGTGCGATACAATTGATGAAGCATACGATTCAGTTATAAAACATCTTAAAAAATATTATTCAAAAGAAAAAGAACCTGCAGTAATAGAACCTGTTCTGCATCTTAGGTAA
- the dacB gene encoding D-alanyl-D-alanine carboxypeptidase/D-alanyl-D-alanine-endopeptidase, whose protein sequence is MYSYIKLVLILLCFSKPHAETPDRIIQQLNDMIQEVPASTKMAIMIYDPLTQDTLVSINHTSSMIPASNTKLFTTATALELMGGDYLISTKIFADDEDFSDGVLDGNIYIKGFGNPTFTTENLEDLVNKLYQAGLRKITGNIFGDDTYFDNIYSRDDWISEERANVKLPPISALVIDRNRTVVTKKRKGRYRNYFVNVKDPPSYAAKMLKEKLKVYGVEAEGKSLSGKTPDNSILLLESSIELRELIKEINKSSDNFYAECLFKTLGSYYSGQQGNSFYSTQAVLNFIEDNSIYSTGTKIVDGSGISRFDQVTAGAIVGLLEKVYFNIEQFDDFYNSLSIAGIDGTLHRRMIGTTAENNFRGKTGTLNGVSSLAGYVTTADEDDLIVCIIFEFVEGGASKHKKIQDRIVEALADWKK, encoded by the coding sequence ATGTATTCTTACATAAAATTAGTTTTAATTCTTCTATGTTTTTCAAAACCACACGCTGAAACTCCGGATAGAATAATTCAGCAATTAAATGACATGATTCAAGAAGTACCGGCAAGCACCAAAATGGCAATCATGATCTATGACCCGCTGACTCAGGATACTTTGGTAAGCATTAATCATACATCGTCAATGATTCCAGCTTCTAATACGAAGTTATTTACCACAGCAACCGCTCTTGAGCTAATGGGCGGGGATTACTTAATATCAACAAAAATTTTTGCTGATGATGAAGATTTTTCTGACGGTGTATTAGATGGTAATATCTACATTAAAGGTTTTGGCAATCCCACTTTCACAACAGAAAATCTTGAAGATCTAGTTAACAAGCTTTACCAGGCAGGTCTTCGAAAAATTACAGGGAATATTTTTGGCGATGATACCTACTTCGATAATATTTATTCAAGAGATGACTGGATAAGTGAAGAAAGAGCAAATGTAAAACTCCCTCCAATATCAGCACTCGTCATTGACAGAAACAGAACAGTTGTAACAAAAAAACGCAAAGGCAGATACAGAAACTACTTTGTAAACGTTAAAGATCCACCTTCGTACGCAGCTAAAATGTTGAAAGAAAAATTAAAGGTATATGGAGTTGAAGCTGAAGGAAAGTCTCTATCTGGTAAGACACCAGATAATTCGATATTATTATTAGAATCTTCTATCGAACTTAGAGAACTAATAAAAGAAATCAATAAAAGCAGCGATAATTTTTATGCTGAATGTTTATTTAAAACTCTGGGTTCATACTACAGTGGTCAACAAGGAAATTCATTCTACTCAACACAGGCAGTACTGAATTTTATTGAAGATAACAGCATTTATTCAACAGGAACAAAAATAGTTGATGGTTCAGGTATTTCACGATTTGACCAGGTTACCGCGGGAGCAATAGTAGGTTTATTGGAGAAAGTTTATTTCAACATAGAACAATTCGACGACTTTTATAACTCTCTCAGCATAGCTGGAATCGATGGAACTCTGCATAGACGCATGATAGGAACCACTGCAGAAAATAATTTCAGGGGAAAAACCGGTACTTTGAATGGAGTGTCTTCTTTGGCTGGTTATGTCACTACTGCAGACGAAGATGACTTAATTGTCTGTATTATATTTGAGTTTGTTGAAGGAGGTGCAAGCAAGCACAAAAAAATACAGGATAGAATTGTTGAAGCATTGGCCGACTGGAAAAAATAA
- the secG gene encoding preprotein translocase subunit SecG: MYSILVLISSIAAVLLIIVVLMQASKGGGLAGTFGGASNMGSMFGTRRTADFLSKATWWLGGVVAVLAIVANLFFLPGKVTQEQRSIIQESGRQNIPQTPTLPQQQLPEQP; the protein is encoded by the coding sequence ATGTATAGTATTTTAGTTTTAATTTCATCGATAGCAGCAGTCCTGCTTATAATTGTAGTTCTAATGCAAGCGAGTAAAGGTGGAGGTTTAGCCGGAACATTTGGTGGTGCAAGTAATATGGGCTCAATGTTCGGGACAAGAAGAACAGCAGATTTTTTGAGTAAAGCAACCTGGTGGTTAGGCGGTGTGGTAGCTGTGCTTGCTATTGTCGCTAATCTTTTCTTTTTGCCTGGAAAAGTAACTCAGGAACAAAGAAGTATTATTCAGGAATCCGGCAGACAGAATATTCCTCAAACACCAACGCTCCCGCAGCAGCAACTACCGGAACAACCGTAA
- the obgE gene encoding GTPase ObgE has translation MFIDYALIEISSGKGGDGAVTFRREKYVPKGGPSGGDGGRGGNVILKANSNLHTLLDFRYKKKYVASNGENGGSSLKDGKNGKDVIVLVPVGTIIKDSETEEILFDLDKDGKEVILAKGGKGGKGNSKFATPTNQTPRFAEDGNPGEYKKIILELKLIADVGLVGFPNAGKSTLISKISAARPKIADYPFTTLEPNLGIVQYKDFKSFTVADIPGIIEGASEGKGLGIQFLRHIERTRVILFLIESVSEDLQSDFNILMKELKSYSPKLVQKKMLVSISKADLIDNIIFKKLSSLKFKGIKEKPIVFSSASGLGLNELLDILWQNIEKEQ, from the coding sequence ATGTTTATTGATTATGCTCTGATCGAAATCAGTTCCGGAAAGGGGGGCGATGGTGCTGTTACATTCCGAAGAGAAAAATATGTTCCTAAAGGAGGTCCGTCAGGCGGTGATGGGGGCAGAGGTGGCAACGTCATATTAAAGGCAAACAGCAATCTTCATACACTTCTCGATTTCAGATATAAAAAAAAATATGTTGCCAGTAATGGTGAGAACGGCGGCAGTTCGTTAAAAGATGGTAAAAACGGAAAAGATGTAATCGTACTTGTTCCCGTTGGAACAATTATTAAAGATTCGGAAACAGAAGAAATTTTATTTGATCTGGATAAAGATGGCAAAGAAGTTATCCTCGCAAAAGGAGGAAAAGGGGGAAAAGGAAATAGCAAGTTTGCTACTCCGACTAATCAAACTCCCCGTTTTGCTGAGGATGGAAATCCTGGCGAGTATAAAAAAATTATTCTTGAATTGAAATTGATTGCAGATGTTGGTCTTGTCGGATTTCCAAACGCCGGTAAGTCAACTTTGATTTCGAAGATATCGGCCGCAAGACCAAAAATTGCCGATTATCCATTCACCACTCTTGAACCGAATCTTGGAATTGTTCAGTATAAAGATTTTAAAAGTTTTACAGTTGCAGATATCCCTGGAATTATTGAAGGCGCGTCAGAAGGAAAAGGTCTTGGTATTCAGTTTTTGAGACACATTGAAAGAACAAGAGTAATCCTCTTTTTAATTGAATCTGTCTCTGAAGATTTGCAATCTGATTTCAATATTTTAATGAAGGAATTGAAGAGCTACAGTCCTAAATTAGTTCAGAAAAAAATGCTTGTATCTATTTCAAAAGCTGATTTAATTGATAACATCATTTTTAAGAAATTATCATCACTGAAATTCAAAGGGATAAAAGAAAAACCCATTGTGTTTTCATCTGCCTCGGGACTTGGCTTGAATGAATTGCTTGATATTCTTTGGCAAAATATAGAAAAAGAGCAATAA